In the Tindallia magadiensis genome, ACTGGTGGAATATTTGGTACTCAGAAGGTGGAACAAATTTCTGATAATCCGGATGCTCCCATTATTCGGATTCACAGCCGTGTGGCAATGGGAGGCATCGAAATTCAGAGTCGATAATATATCTTGACGGAATAATGAAATAAGGCAGTCTTGCTTTTCATAATGAAACTCGGTAAATAAGTGATGGATTAAATGATGGATCGTGTTTGAAGGTGCTTTGTCGAAGATGGCAAGAAAAAAAGAAAGAAAAGAAAGGGCTGGACAAAATGAAAATGCTGATTCACGATCTGGCAGAGGAGGATCTCCTTCAGCTACTGGAAAAAAGGGAAGATATAATGCTTATTTCTTATAATACTCCTATCCATCACTGTATCGGATGCTTTGGCTGCTGGGTGAAAACACCGGCCTACTGTGTTCTAAAAGATGACTATTCGGACTTGGCTCCTCGGATGGATGCCTGTAACGAAGTGATTCTGATTTCTCGCTGTACCTACGGAGGTTACAGTCCTTTTGTGAAAAACGTTTTGGACAGGAGTATCGGCTATATTCACCCGGATTTTACCATCCGAAAAGGAGAAATGCATCATAAGAACCGATACCCTCAACAACTCAGTATGACAGCTCATTTTTATGGAGAAGACCTGACACTGGAAGAAAAAAACACAGCAACGGAACTGGTTCAAGCCAATGGGCTCAACCTGAATAGCAAAAAGAACCAAGTGCTTTTTTATCAACAACCGAGTGAAATGAAAGGAAGAATTCTATGAAGATCGGACTCATCAATGGCAGCCCAAAAAAGAAAAACAGTGCCTCTGGTCTTTTGCTGAGGGAATTGAAGAGACTGCTAACAAAAGTGGACAGCAGCGTGATTTTTGAGGAGTGGCATCTCAACGAAAAAGAAATAAGCTCAGAACAGTTGATGCAAATGGAAGATTGGGACAGAATGGTTTTTTCTTTTCCTCTTTATGTGGATGGCATTCCTGCTCATTTTCTCACCTGCTTGCAGAAAATGGAGGAGTACCTGGGAGCACGAACAGACCAGAAAAAACCTTATGTGTATGTAATGGTGAACGCTGGTTTTTATGAAGGGCATCAAAACCGACTGGCCATCGATATGATCTCTCACTGGTGCAAGAAAGCAGGCTGTGTAATGGGTCAGGGTATGGGAGTAGGGGCGGGAGGTATGCTTTCTTCTTTGGAAAAAGTCCCTTTGGGAAAAGGGCCAAACCGAAACCTGGGGAAAGCGCTGCAGGCATTTGCAGAAGCAATGATTCATCAACAATCAACATCTCCGGTATTCATCAATCCAAATTTTCCCCGCATTGCCTACCGTTTAGCAGCTCAATATAACTGGAGGGTGCAAGCTGGAAAAAATGGACTGAGACCTAAAGACCTCTCAAGAAAGCCGAAGCTTTACTTGACGGGAAACAGTTAAAGTCTCTGATAGACTTTTTCGGAAGACAATCGTGAGACAAGGTTGAATGAGTTGGATAGAAGGACTGACGTTTTCAAGGAAAAAGAAAAAATAAAAGGATAGGTGAATTTTATGAGTTACATCACCATCAATGGAACCAATATTGATAAGGAACATATCTGTTGTGCCTTTTCAGATAAAAAGTGTGCTGAAAGCTATAAGCAGAAAAAGCAATGGCTAAAGAAAGAATTTGATGAAGGTTATGTTTTTCGCAGGATCGACCAACGGGCAAAAGTATTTATTGAATATGGTCCGGCAGAGAAAGCATGGATACCAGTGACTGCTCCGAACTATCTGATGCTGGGTTGTTTTTGGGTTTCTGGAAAGTATAAAGGCAAAGGACATGGCAAAGATTTGCTGCAGGAAGCAATGGAAGAAGCTGAAAGAAATGATAAAGACGGGTTGGTAACGGTTGTGGGAACTAAGAAATATCATTTTATGAGCGATACAAAATGGTTGTTAAAACAGGGGTTTCAGGAATGTGATACTACGCCGGCCGGTTTTTCTTTATTATACCTAAAGCGGCAGGACAAAGCCGCAGCACCTTATTTTAATAAACTGGCAAAATTGGGAGCATGTCCGGAGCAAAAAGGGTATGTGGTCTACTATTCCAATCGTTGTCCTTATACCGAATATCATGTTCGTGAGTCCTTGACAGAAACGGCGAAAAAAAGAAGTCTGAACATCCGGGTAATAAAACTGGAAACAATGGAGCAGGCTCAGGCATCTCCTACACCGGCAACAATCTTTTCTCTATTCTATAATGGAAAATTTATTACAACTGACATAAGCGTATGCATGGATCATAAATTTGATAAAATTGTTTTGAAAAACCAGTAAAATACCTTAAAAAAACTTTTTAGAAGGTGTTTACATCAGCCATCAGGGGGTATTCTGATAATGAGAATCGTTATCAGGATATTGCGATAGAAAGACGGGGAGATAGATTCTCTAAGGTGCATCGGTAAACGGAGTTGTACGAGAGGAGAATAATGATGGGTAAACGAATGATTGCCATAATCGTATCGCTATTGTTGATGCTGACGGTCATTTTGCCGCAGGAAGCATCGGCGAAGCCACCTTGGTGGGACAGATTTAAGGACATCATTGTTGCAGATGCTGTTGGAGCACTAGACGGATTTGTTCAGACAGAATCTTTAGGAGGCGCTGTAGTGGGAGGGATTGTTGGCTCCATTGAAGAAGGGAGAGAGCAGGGCATTGCCGGCGGTGGCTGGAATCCTTCAGATGCAGTGGCTGAAAGCGTAGGACTTCATCATAATTTAGGTCTAAACTTCTATTATGAACAGGATGAATCAGAAAACCCGAATGCCGTTTTGCTGGAATATCTGATTCAAAACAGAATTTCTTTTGATGAGAGAGAACTTCAAACCTATATAAGAAGCAGAGAGTCAAGCTTGGAAGAAATACTTCGTCGTATTCGTGAAGGGACGACAGGGCCTTTTAATCCAAATCCAACAACTTCGGAACCAGAGCATCAAGGAGAAACCCATGGAGTCGTTGTTTCTGAACGTTTTCTTTCCAACTTGGAAGAGACCTTAAAGATTCTGGATGGAGACTCCGATCACCCTCAGCAAATGTTAGATGAAGCGGTGGCCTTCTTTATCAATGCTTCTTTGAAAGAAACAGACCCGGATCTTTTGGATGATGTCATCGAAAAGGCCAAAAACTATAACAGCACCCGTTCGAACCGCCGGAAAAATTCCGTAGATTTAGGCGGTGGCGACGGTGGTTCCTTAGACTTTGATCGCATCAAAATCACTTATGAACAGCAAAAAAATATGGGACAGCCGACAGATATCATTTTGACATGGATTTTCGTTGATGTACTTCAACACTCCGCTCATTATTGGGGCGAAGTATATTGTTGGAACGAAGAATCAACAGAAAACAGAGAGCAGACAGCAGATAACGGAAGTCTTTGGTGCTGGGGTGCGAATTTTGAGCGGGTCATGATGAATCTGGAAGCCGATCCGAGCAGAGAAGAAGTTTTTTTCCTCCATGGTGACTACCTGGACACTGATGATGACGGGGATACGGTACCAGATACTATTGATATGGATGCTGTCATGGAGGAAGAAGAGGAAGAGGAAAAAGAAGAGGAAGAGGAGAAAATTTCAGATGCAGCTGTTGGGGATAAATTGGTGTTAACCATTGATCAGCGAATGGCTCGTTCTGGAGATCGATTAAAAGAATTGGATGCAGCACCTTTTATCAAGGAAGGAAGAACTCTGGTACCTTTCCGATTTATTGGTGAAGAACTAGGAGCCGAAATAGAGTGGATTCCGGAAACGCGTACGGTTACTTATTTACGTGACACAGAAGCGCATAGGGTTTCTATTGAAATGACGATAGGTCAAAATCAAGCTATGGTTAACGGACAGCCTGTAGCATTGGACAGCAATCCAGTAGTTGCTCCGGAAATAGTTAATGGCAGAACCGTTGTGCCAGTTCGTTTTATCAGCGAAGCTTTGGGTTTTGAAGTAGAGTGGAATCCAGAAACCTTGGAAGTAACTATTTTTGAAACCCCCTAAATCTTACAGAAACTTGTTTTCTTAATCGGCTTCTTTTAAATCGCAGATAGAGCATTAACTTTGAGTAGTGTGTTTCTCAATTATCCAGGGAAAAACATCCTCCCTGGATAATTTTTTAGTTTCCAAAAGAATCGATAGTGAAAAGTTTTTTAAGTTCCCCGAAGGATAACATGCTTTCTTGTCGAATAGGTAAAATAAGAGATCTTGCCTTTCCTTTAGAATTACCTAAGGAATGATTAAGGATAAAAAGAACAAAGGTTACGGCTACTTTCAATTTACAACGTATTATTGAAAAGAGGTGTCACGATGAAGTATGAAGTAGCATCAAAGATTTTTGAAATGGAACCGCAGCTTACCATCGGTATTATTATTGGGAAAAACATTCAAAACAGCGGAACAAATGATAGCGACTTGGAGCGGCTGAGAAATGCAGAGGCAGAAGCCCGGGAAAAGATCCAACTGGAGAATTTGAGAGATTGGCCAACGATTCAGTTTTATCGTGAGACAATGAAAAAAGCAGGGATTAATCCGAATCGTTTTCCAGTATCTGTTGAAGCCATGATGAAACGGATCTTAAAAGGCGGGTCTTTGCCGGCCATTAATGCACTGGTAGACTTGTGTAATGCTATATCATTGGAACAAGCCATCACTTTAGGCGCTCATGATCTTGAGGACATCGAAGAGGATTTAGCTCTTCGATTTGCAACGGGTGTAGAACGGTTTCTTCCTTTTGGAGAAACCAAAGAAGAAGCCGTAGAACCTGGCGAATTAATTTTTACCAGTCATAACACGGTTCAAACACGAAAATGGATTTGGCGTCAAAGTGAACGTGGTAAAACAACTGTGAACAGTCAACAGATATTTTTTCAATTGGTTAGTAACAGCGGGGAAGAGGGTTCGCCACTTCATATGGCCATGAAATCCATTGAAAAATTGGTTGAGAATCGATTTGGCGGTTCGTTTCAACGTTTTGTGATTGATAGAGATCATCCGGTGGCTGAGTTTTGAGGAAGTCATTATGCATGGAAGTGATAAAATGGCAGGAGGGGAAGAAATGGGTGAAGAGAAAACCATTACCCAGCATGTTGGTGTGGATTTAGCGGAACTATTGGCGGATAAAATTCTTGATGTTTATGAAAATTTTCCCAGGCAAGCTTACGTGAATGCTGTTAATGAAAAATGTGGGCATTTAAGTTATTCGAAACGCATTGAGTTGCATGCGGAAGAACTGTACCATGCACTTCCGAAAGACTATGAAACGGCAATTAATATCCTTGTTTCCGTTTTAGGGGAAGAGAATGAAAAAGAAACCGGTATGTTTTCTGAATTTTACTGGATACTGCCGATTGGAAAATACGTAGAAAAGTATGGTTTGGATCATTTTGATCTTTCACTTAAGGCCATCGAAGAAATTACGAAACGAAATACCGGAGAATATGCTATCAGACCTTTTATAAGAAAGGATCCGGATCGATTAATAAAAACAATGACAGAATGGGCAACGTCGGAAAACTTTCACTTAAGAAGGTTGGCAAGTGAGGGGTTGCGACCAAAACTTCCCTGGGCCCCCAAACTGG is a window encoding:
- a CDS encoding flavodoxin family protein gives rise to the protein MKMLIHDLAEEDLLQLLEKREDIMLISYNTPIHHCIGCFGCWVKTPAYCVLKDDYSDLAPRMDACNEVILISRCTYGGYSPFVKNVLDRSIGYIHPDFTIRKGEMHHKNRYPQQLSMTAHFYGEDLTLEEKNTATELVQANGLNLNSKKNQVLFYQQPSEMKGRIL
- a CDS encoding NAD(P)H-dependent oxidoreductase; this translates as MKIGLINGSPKKKNSASGLLLRELKRLLTKVDSSVIFEEWHLNEKEISSEQLMQMEDWDRMVFSFPLYVDGIPAHFLTCLQKMEEYLGARTDQKKPYVYVMVNAGFYEGHQNRLAIDMISHWCKKAGCVMGQGMGVGAGGMLSSLEKVPLGKGPNRNLGKALQAFAEAMIHQQSTSPVFINPNFPRIAYRLAAQYNWRVQAGKNGLRPKDLSRKPKLYLTGNS
- a CDS encoding GNAT family N-acetyltransferase, with protein sequence MSYITINGTNIDKEHICCAFSDKKCAESYKQKKQWLKKEFDEGYVFRRIDQRAKVFIEYGPAEKAWIPVTAPNYLMLGCFWVSGKYKGKGHGKDLLQEAMEEAERNDKDGLVTVVGTKKYHFMSDTKWLLKQGFQECDTTPAGFSLLYLKRQDKAAAPYFNKLAKLGACPEQKGYVVYYSNRCPYTEYHVRESLTETAKKRSLNIRVIKLETMEQAQASPTPATIFSLFYNGKFITTDISVCMDHKFDKIVLKNQ
- a CDS encoding copper amine oxidase N-terminal domain-containing protein translates to MGKRMIAIIVSLLLMLTVILPQEASAKPPWWDRFKDIIVADAVGALDGFVQTESLGGAVVGGIVGSIEEGREQGIAGGGWNPSDAVAESVGLHHNLGLNFYYEQDESENPNAVLLEYLIQNRISFDERELQTYIRSRESSLEEILRRIREGTTGPFNPNPTTSEPEHQGETHGVVVSERFLSNLEETLKILDGDSDHPQQMLDEAVAFFINASLKETDPDLLDDVIEKAKNYNSTRSNRRKNSVDLGGGDGGSLDFDRIKITYEQQKNMGQPTDIILTWIFVDVLQHSAHYWGEVYCWNEESTENREQTADNGSLWCWGANFERVMMNLEADPSREEVFFLHGDYLDTDDDGDTVPDTIDMDAVMEEEEEEEKEEEEEKISDAAVGDKLVLTIDQRMARSGDRLKELDAAPFIKEGRTLVPFRFIGEELGAEIEWIPETRTVTYLRDTEAHRVSIEMTIGQNQAMVNGQPVALDSNPVVAPEIVNGRTVVPVRFISEALGFEVEWNPETLEVTIFETP
- a CDS encoding B3/B4 domain-containing protein, which gives rise to MKYEVASKIFEMEPQLTIGIIIGKNIQNSGTNDSDLERLRNAEAEAREKIQLENLRDWPTIQFYRETMKKAGINPNRFPVSVEAMMKRILKGGSLPAINALVDLCNAISLEQAITLGAHDLEDIEEDLALRFATGVERFLPFGETKEEAVEPGELIFTSHNTVQTRKWIWRQSERGKTTVNSQQIFFQLVSNSGEEGSPLHMAMKSIEKLVENRFGGSFQRFVIDRDHPVAEF
- a CDS encoding DNA alkylation repair protein → MGEEKTITQHVGVDLAELLADKILDVYENFPRQAYVNAVNEKCGHLSYSKRIELHAEELYHALPKDYETAINILVSVLGEENEKETGMFSEFYWILPIGKYVEKYGLDHFDLSLKAIEEITKRNTGEYAIRPFIRKDPDRLIKTMTEWATSENFHLRRLASEGLRPKLPWAPKLDTFIDNPQPVFAILELLKEDQVMFVKKSVANHLTDWLKVNKEPTAKLIKQWSGSEDKHTQWIIKRATRKITI